The sequence below is a genomic window from Rattus rattus isolate New Zealand chromosome 3, Rrattus_CSIRO_v1, whole genome shotgun sequence.
TGCTGCCAGTCATATTAGTCCAAAACGCTTCCATTGAACCTCAGGCAGATTCTTAGGAGAAAGGCAAAAAGTAGCTCCTTTCTTTGCCAAACGATTTCAATAACTGTCTCTGGCCCAGATGCTAATTTTGTTCTCCCTGAAACATTGATCTGGGCCTCCATCATTACATGGCTTTTAGCACTACTGTCTTCCAGGTTCTTCCTAGGATGGTCCAGTAAAGCCCTGCTTACAGCATTAAACCACTTTCTTAATCCAAATTCCTAAAGTCAGCATTCATCCAACAGGCAACATGTAAAGTCTGTCACAGCAACACCCTAGTCCCTTTGATATAGAGTTTAGTTACaggattgtcttagttacttttatattgcagttaagagacaccatcaccaaggcaacttttaacaAAAAACCTTTAGTTGGTTgccagcttacagtttcagagagttagtccgTCAGCATCATGGTGGGGAATATGGCAGCAAGCAGGGTGGCATGGCACTTGGGGCAGTAGCGCTCATGTCTGATACACAAGCAGGAGATAAAAAGAGAGACTgtgcctggcatgggcttttgaaactttcaAGTCCATCCCCACTCCTatctcccaacaaggccacacctcctaatccttctcaatgAGTTCTACTAACTTtgagccaagcattcaagtaCATGAGCCTATAGAGgtccttctcattcaaaccaacacactaATCATGTTGTTAATTAGCAAGTGTTTCTCTCAGCTCTAAAGTATTTAATAAGTctacaagagatggaaaaaagAGGAGAATTTTTAAATTGGTTGTTTCTtacttgttcttgttgttattaaACTCTAGGGTCTTTCCTGTCTTAAAAGTTTAACCCTTTAACAGTAACAGCCTATAAATTTTgtagtttgtgttttgtttgtagcCTGTGATAgctggaagaaaaaatattttgacacTAAGAAAATCACagcatcattggaggaagtcttAACAAAACTTCGAGAAGATTTGGAACTTTACTATAAAAAACTGCTCATGCAGCTTGAAGCCAGGGAGATCAAGATGCGACCAAGGAATCTGGCAAACATCTCAGATTCTAAGGTACTGTAAACGGTGCCCTCTCCTGCTAGAAAAGTCCTACCCAGGAAGTAGGATCATGTTTTTACAACAGGAGAGAAACCGGGCCGAgagttatgaaatataaaaatctttcCTTTACCTTGGTAGAGGTCAATTGGCAGAACTGAATAGATTTTCTTATATAAAACAGTTTAACAATTaggtatttttaaacatattcctAATTTGACTCAGCCAATAAAACACTATGCTGATTTTTAGGTGTTTGCTAATATCTTCGTAAGTTAATAGTGTTAATGACGTTAAACTGATGGTGCATTTTACAAATACCGATTTTGTTACAAGACAGGATCTTCCTCTGTGTCCAGCCTGGCCTTAAACTGAGATTctactgcctcagcttcctcagtacTGAGGTCACAGATGTGCACCCCAATGCCAGACTcagttcttaaaaataataattgactAGTGTAGAACCAAAGAGAAAGTAATTCCTAATGCACaagaactcaaaagaaaacagatacCTAACACGACAGGTCTTATTTTAACCACCATTTCATAGTCTATGTTCATAAGGCTATTTATACTAAATATTCAGATATactaaataaatgattttatgtCTCACACAGAATTATCTTATAATCCAGATCACCGAAGTACAACATGCTATTGACCAACTTAAGAGAAAGTTGGATACTGATAAAATGAAACTCATATTAGAAGTTAAGGTAATCTATATTTTTCCTAAAcagattataaaatttattttgaaataaagtgGCATTTGAACCTTGACTATCAATGTTATAAGGGTAGCCAGGACTGACTCTTCTTAAATTGATTCATTAGCATTAATTAGCAGAGGATGTACAAATGCATAAGGAAaactaaatacaataaaaagatgCATGTAACAGGCAAAGGTAAAAGGTTACTAAAAGTAATTAAGGCTAAAGGacatgttaaaattttaaaaattgttttccttcagttgtgtagcatgcatgaggtcctaTATTTCAGATATTGGTAAATTTAATGAACTTCTAGTTAAGCCCCTAACTCCCACATGTCTTCCCTGTTCCTGGGCAAtcattttcttgttatttcatACATGTGGAGTGTGGCTTCTCTGATGAATGCTAAACTTCCTCCAGAGGTGAGACGCCACACTTTATTTCTCCAGTAGGAGCTCTTGTACACTAGATACTCAGTATGTGGTGTAGAGCCTTCTCCACGTTTTGAAAAGTCATGTGTAACTGGATCATAGGAATAGTCTCTGAAGTAGGTGTGCCTTTGCTGCAGCTTTTACATAGGAAGCatatgttggtttgttttgtttgttttgttttttgctttgtttcagccTTGAGATTCTTGTAGCCCACTGTGCATGATAGACAAGCActtctctgctgggattaaaacataaaaactctTTTGTTGAACATGAGACTCTATATTCCTTCTATATACATAGAACTGAAGTCCCAGAAATTCTCCACTTACTCTCTTTGTCCAGATTAGCTTCGTGGTACACAATTATCACTTTCTAGAATTAGCACTGACTCAGAACTTTCTAGAGTGGAGACGTTGTGTCCCTCACTGTTGAGAATGGTTAACACTTCTACCGTCCTTTTGTTAATTTACATTCACAATGGCCCACTACTTTGGACAGTGCAGTTCTAGGCTTCTCACCTCCCTCAAGGCTGCCTCACACTAGGGTGCTTAAGACTTAGGAGGAAAAGAACAGGATAACTTATGCAATCAAAACCACCTTGTCCAGGGAAGGAGAACTGTGTGTTCAACAtgtggagaggaaggcagagtgcGGACTTGTACACCTAAGATAGTGGGGATTCAGAAAAGAGTGTCCCCAGACCTTCCATTGTGacttcctctgctttcctctggaaCACGTGCACATTAGATTCCGCCTCCTGTATGGAGTTTAATTTACAAATGTGACTTATGACTTGAGCATAAATAATAATTTAGTtttaaagacacaaagaaaataaagtttttgaCTTATGgaataggagaaaaaaatgctCTACTTAACCATAATGGCTAAAGGCTATACAACCAGTACTAAGTGTTTATTGATTCCTGAACTACCTAAAACATCCCCACCAATGCTAATCAGAAATAGGGGCAGAAAGCAGGCCTGAGTCCTTTGCAGCCGTGTTTATTCAAGGTAGCAGAGAATAAGTAGTGCTTCTAAGGGTGTAATGCTGTGTCTTAAcaaactttgtttaaaaatagaGCATGTGACACCAGGGACCCAGGGAAGCCTGAGTTCTTTACTCTTGGCAAAGTGTGCGGAGCAGCACACAGCTGCTCCAGCCTGCGCTTCAAGTCTGACGACGACTTAGCTGCTGGTTGGCCTCAGGGTTCCTATTTACAGAATGAGGAGAACCAAAGGCTTAAGACCTGAGGAGCTTCTGGGCGCAGAGTACATCCTATGCGTCTCTTCATTTCCTGTCCTTCCCTGAGAGTCTGTGCTCAGGGTCTGGGCAGCATGTTTTACTTGTTACGCATGAGATTTTAAAGCTAACATAAAAAATAAGGCTCTTTTCATTCTGTGTTTTCAACTGACCTTCGAATACTCATGAAGGGCACTCACTATCTCCTGCCCAGAGTCAGCAGCCGAGCCTGTCACAGGGTGCATGATATATGAGCGCACTGTGGTGACCTAGTCAGAGTGAAGGCAGGGCAGCTGAGGACAGCCCACCCATGGTGCGCTGTGGGAGGACGGGATGACGTTCACTCTTTAAAGGCACCTCTttccacagatgaggaaacaagcGGCTTCGGATTTACAGACATTAAGAGCTGATCTGACACAGAAGAAAATGGGTACACCTTTCCGATCTCCAATATGTATGTTCATTTATCTcttgaaattttaaatacttatttgaacaaaatttaaaatagatttaatttttattttttgtgcatgtAGTGCAAATTATAGCATAAATCTATATAGTagctgtttattttaaagattttgagTCTATTACCTATTTTGTAgtactatattttataattacttaTTATTTAATAAACTTAAATTATAGGCCAATATAATGGCAAAATTAATGATTAGCAAAACATGTGTTTCAGTAAATACCAGTGTATTTGCCAggatatataattttgttaatcacattttgattaaaaacaatttcaacTACAACAAATTTGTGTCTAATAATTTAATTTGTATTGATTTTAGAAATGTAAGatgaattttagaaatataattattCAACATATAACATGGGAGTAAATAGTTTTACTGTCATAAATAACtatgtaaatagaaaatacaatATTGTCATAACAGGTGATAAATCATTTATTCTAATTTGGAAGGGGATTATATGTAAAGAAGATAGGAATTATGTAATGGAGttcaaaggaaataataaaatgtaatgatttgttttatttgtatttaattttatatgcatggatgtatgtatgtctgcgtaccatgtgtgtacaGGAAGAGTGAGTCAGATCCTCAGTAACTGTGGTTGTCACCAACCATGTTCTGGGAATTGCAcccaaatcctctggaagagcagcctcttagctgctgagccagctctccagccctgtaactACTGACTgctttgagaaagaaaacaaggattgCTTTACGCTAGACATTTCTTTTcacaaaaaataatcttttagaaaaaggaacaaaTTGAGAGAATAATGTTCTTAGGTGGCTTAAAAAGCAAAGTGCAAATGcagaagagaaatcagaaaagtGGGCAGGAAATGAGTATTACTCCACAGGGACCCGGTGACTGCAGGGGTAAACAGTGAGTAGAGGGGAGCCCAGCAGCCGCTTACCCTTATGACAGGAGTTCCCAGGGTCTCCCGGGTGACGCCTACTTGTTCAGGTGTTACTAAATATCCTCTTGCATTTCACTGGTAGGCCTCTCTATCTGACATGCTGCCTACATGTTTAAGTGACTCTAATGTGCTTATGTCATGAAATACTCGTATGTACTGTAAGGAGTCAGCAACCAGAAAAGTCAGGCCTACTCACTTTTATGACGCAGGAGATGCCAGATTCCTGGTTCTAAATTCAAGATCTGTCGAAAATAAATTCAACATAAACTTCTTCTCAAAGGCTAAGCTTTAAAGACTATGTTCAAAGCCAACAATTTCCATTTCAAGTTACACAtcttttattagcatatattaattataaaaataatgggCTTTACTATGATAGTCTATACATGTGTGTAACACACTATGGTCATGTGCACTCCCTTCTCCAGTATCTTCACTTGTCTACtagttatacatttttaaaaatccctattGATTTTTAACAGTAtatttatatactgtatataataACAGTATATAATAACAGGAGGAAAAATTCAGCATGGAATTCTAAAAGCAACTTttctaattataatataatataattataatactgAAACAGAGGAATATTTAATAGAGTAAGTTgacttgttttttgcttttacattCCTGGATATTTaagatatgtatgtattttccAAGTACAAATgaatagtttctttatttcttacctgTGTATTGAGTAGACCAATAAGTAAGTTAGGGTAACatgacaaaatatatatttttatctcttgAAGAGGTAGATCTGCTTACACAGGCCAGTCCTGCAAATCTAACCGTCTGACAAAAGACATTCCTCTGTCTGTATCACAGCCGTGGTCTCAGGGCTCCCCACATTTCCTCCGTTTGCTCTCTGGCTAGAGCGTCATCTGAGTAGTCCAGACAGTTCGCGTTCCACATGCCAATGCCCCGCAAACCGTAGTGTTTGACGAATGCTGCCTTTAGTGAGATGCTCCGGGGGTTATCATACCACACCTGATGCAAACGGCCAGTGGGATCCTATACAAAACAATTAAATTGGAAATTTAAAGTATTCAGTACAACAAGGGAAAATACTGAAATCCAAGGATTCAAAATGCATGCAATAAAATTTGTAAACATTATAGCATGTTACTTCACTGCTCTGTTTTCATGTTTGTATACGTGATATCTCTAAATACTGTCTTGTGGTGCTTTAGCAGCCATAAACACTGCACAGTTTAACCTCTACTTAAGAGGTGTTCATTCTATTTAAGAACCCCCCTGCCTTATTTGATCTGTTCTGATTATTAGCAACTAAGGCGTGCACTTGAACCACTGCAGACCATAGAGCTCTTAGATGTACAGACTTCAGTTAGGGCCTGGTGACAAGACCTGGCACCCACAAGGATGAGGTGAGAGGTTCataagttcaaggcaagcctgagctacagtgagaccctgtcagaaaaaaacacaagacaGAACTGACAGTCAGACTCATGTATTTTCACTCTACAGAAAGCTTGTTGAATCAAACAAGGCAGGTGCTgggataaaatattattttatgtcttaACATTCCACTAGGTAACTCTGATATGCAGTCCAAGTAAAGAGAACAACTGTTACTATCTATTAACAccagattctttctttctttctttaatttatttgtatttttttacagTTTCTGGAAGTGTGCCGACCTAGGGTTCCACAGATGAATGTTGTTTGTGATAAATCAGCCAGATGAACAGGTAATAGCAGCGGAGGAGGAGAGTGCCGCCTTCCTGGCCCTCCAGAATTGATTCTGAGAGGCTGCCGGAGGTGACTCCACACAGAGATGCAGACTGAGGTCTCACACTTACCCTACCCTGCCACACTGTTTCTCAAGAAACACATGGGttatcagaaaagaaagaaaattagaggaCCAGATGTAGgcaaaagaacaaatgaagaaggaaaatgttttaaggaAAAAGTCAGAACTGTAATGAAAGATAGGTTACTGTTCTAAATGCATTAGGTAACTGCTTGAAGGCGACTCTGAGTGAACGCCAGTAGCACTCTATGTGGGGTGGCATCGTGAGTTATTCTCCCCGTGGTCACTTGGTAAGCGACAGGCCGCGGTGTGTCCAGCCCAGCGGGCTCATTCAGTACAGGCACACTATTCAACTCTTCATCTTGTGCGTTGGGAGCCTAAGCTTGCTTCAAGTATACACGGCATGCTGCTGTGGATGAGCAGGGTAAAGGAACAGCGTCTGTGCAAGCTCAACACTCTATTGTACTGTGACCCCACATGAGGACCATAACAGGGACAGCACGCTTGTCTAAAGTGCCACTAACTGATTCCCAAGCTCACcgtattttatgaattatttaacCTCAAATAGTACATTTTAGATAGTGGTTACCAAGACACACTCGTCAGACCATAAATAATAATTAAGAGTTCAAGGGCTTTAGATATAAAGACATGATGAGTAAAAATGCTGTCTACCTTGATTTTATGGGTGGATGCTCTGTACTGTGCTGAAAACCATACTGAATCCTATCGACATATGCAACTAATACATGCGAATAAAACTGTCTTAAAGTGtgtccagaaaataaaaatactcaccTCAGAAAACAAATCTATTCTTTCAAAGACACTAAAATGGTAGTTATATTAGAAGACAGGGATAGGGAGGATGGGAGATGTTCAAAGGGCACATGATTTTAGACAGACAAGAGAGCAGTGCTGAAAGCCATCATCACTATACTCCGAGCGAGGTACTGAGGGTTTACAGACTTGAAACCTGCTGGTTTCAACTGATTACGATTCCACATACACATTATAAAAGAAGCATGGGAGGTAAGACACGTTAAGTAGTGAGTTTAACCGTCCTAGTTTATACACATTTCAAAACTGGTTATATACCATAATTAGATATAATTTTATcaactaaaaatgtattttttaaaaaggaatgtttCTGCATCTTCTTCCTTACTGAAAAATTAAGCCAGTGGTTACAAAACAGTGCATGACAGTATATGCATTCTAAACTATATATAACTGATTACTATAACCATAAAATAATCCTCCCCTCCTGGTTCTGAGTGGATTAATACAGGCTCCATGTTAAATAAATAGTTATATGTACTGTAAcacttcttaaatattttaatataattctataCAATAGAAATCTCAGACAACAGATATGGCCAagtgttttctaaatatatttggccataccacatgcacacatatttgcCCATGTATGTGCTTGTCTATGTATAATGTTAACAGAGCTCTAGTAATACTGCTCAATATATACTATTTATACCCATAGAGaaccatatgtatatatgtatatatacatatatatacatgtaagatAGGATTATAACATACCCAAGTTTAACTATTAGGCATTTAATTTTGATTCTGAAGTTCAGAGTGCTTAATACTATATGTGCGTAGTAATGTGCTTGCAATCAATTTATAAACATCAGTCAGTGCTATAAGGGCAACAAATAACTAATATCTCAGTACTCCCTCTAAAGCAACACAAttcaaagaaactttaaagacaATTTCTACTTCAGGTTTTTaggtaaaaatgttttattttcgcTAGATTGTGAAACATAACAATTCTTTGATTCTGGAATAGACATTTCTATTGCTACTCCTAAATTTTTTTAACCACACTTATAGTTCATGTTTTCTTATGtactatttctctgtctctaagCTTTAACATTCCTTATAAATTTGTTTTACTTGTAAAATAAACTTGATAGATGctattattttcactttaaaaatatatcatgaCTCATCTACTCTCAGTTTCAAACCTACTTCTTTGGGCCTCATCAGACTCATTaagctattttgaaataaatggaGACTTTCAAACATAAAACCTACTTTGACCAAAGCCCTTTCAAAAACAATTACCTTAGCATAATTATGAACTCTTAAGGAAGTCCTGTTTGTGATAGGCACATGGTATAGAACTTTCAAAAGGAAACTAACCAAGCAGAGCACTGCACTAGTAACGTAACTGGAATTGTTCTCTGGGGAACTAAATCTACTgactccacagacccagagacagGCGTACACAAGTAAACAGTCAAATAGCTACATACCACAACatagtaaaattatataaatagcaTAAATGTCCACAGTTTGAGCTTTACCTTGTAGTTATAGTATGGAGCTTGCTGGTCTTGGTTCCACTGGCTTCCAGAAACAGAACTGTTTACTTGCTTCATGATGACTCTGTAGGGCACCTGATGTCCTGCAGCATCACTGCAAGGAGCCCCTCTGAAAGGGACCTTTGCAATGGTGCAAATATCATCCTAGAAATTAAACAGCGTGCATGTTGTTATTGAGCAAATGTTAAAAAGCCAAATGAGAAAAACAGTAAAACTGTTAAAAGGTATGCATTAGggttagagagatagctcagtggttgagagcactgactgctcttccagaggtcctgagttcaattcccagcaaccacatggtggctcacaagcatctgtaatgggatctgatgccctcttctggtgtctgaagacagtgacagtgtactcatatacataaaaataaattaaaaaaaaaaaaaaagacatgctgcAAATAACCTGACTGGACAGAATAATCACGAAATTGGTAATACAATGACATGCACAGCGTTCAGAAACTGCCATgatattaaagaattaaaaagaaacaaagcttaccttcaaaatgaatttcagaaattatttaataaagtTTCATATATTCAGAGCAGAGCAAAGTATGTAATGGAGTCATGTCACATATAAGTTGTTCTTACCTTTGAGAGGTTTAGGCAAATGTAATCATAGCCATACCAGGGAATACCCATTACAAGTTTCCTGGGGCTGATGCCCATCCTGAGGTAGTCGCCATATCCTGGTCATGGGGGACAGAAAACGCATAAGCATTCTGTTTCTATAGCTGTAAAAACGTACGTTCAAGCTGGACAACCAAACCAAATCTTGTTTGTAAAAACAGGTATATTTGTGCAGATACAAGGTgagctttcttctataatgtcCTAAAAGCCATTCCTTAAGAACTGGAAGTCCTATGTCTtgctttccaagatttttttgtcttgttttgcttaaATAAGAGATGATATTCAGTGTAGATGATGTTGGAAACAGAATACACACAGTATAGGAGAAATAACAATGTCAGGAAATCATACTAATTTAGGTGTTAACTGCTaacatatatttgatatttggGATTATAAAGCTTCAAAAAAAGTTCTATAAATCTTAAACTTTGTGGCAGTAATATTCAGAATTTCTTTCAGAAACTCAAGTATTCcatgtttaaaaatatgtgtttcctAATGATTGGTGGAGATAACAAAAATGCCTTTGCTGTTATAATGTAGCAACCTGTAGTTTAGAACACAAAGAACATGAATGAAGTCTCCAACTACTTCTGAGAGTTGGCTGCTAGATCTTGTGCTACAGCCACAGATGCTGGAAACTCATGAGCGTACAGTCCTGTCATAACCACagaatgcttttgttttgtcctccccaactctggctctcatagtcttcCTATCCACCCCACAAATGGTTGttgagccgtgtgtgtgtgtgtgtgtgtgtgtgtgtgtgtgtgtgtgtgtgtgtgtgtgtgtgatagatacAAAGTACCCATGAGTTCCTATTTCTGGTTGAATATATATATGGTTGATTCtatacccatatatatacacagttaCTACCTGAACTCTTGACTAGTTGTGAATTTCTGCATTAACTTCtataatattaaacaaaaatattttggcatattttattataacacattttattatattttattcataaagcACACTTTTATATAGAAAGAgtatataaataatttagaaatactAAAACACACCTTAGCGTCTGAGGGTTTGGAATAAATATTACTAATTAAGTGATCATTTTTTGAATTCTTACCAGTTAATGTCTGATTGTAGGGAGCATTGGCGGCTGCAATACATTCTGACCAGATCTGACTTTGCTCATCGTAAGACATCACAAAAAGAAAGTCGCAAGCATCCGCAATCCCAGTATAATTATAGCACCTTTTGTCTATGCCCTTTGGTGACCAAGCTACATCAAAAGTTACCTGTGAAAAAactatatattatttacataacATTTTCTTGCCTTATTCtactcaagaataaagaaatatttataatggCTGCATGTGGAATCTAACACAAGTAGAAGAGGGctaataaatatgttttgttaCTGCATTGGACTGGCCGTGTCTATATCTGGATATACAAGGACCAGGAGCAGAGCactgtaaagaaaaagaatttcaaatcCAAATGTTCTCAAAGCCTGGGCTGGGAACTCAGTGGCTGGAAGGAGCAAGTTCACTGATGATACACGATGTTGGAGCCTTTGAAGAAGGTGAAAGTGGAGCCACAAGGAGAGAAATCACATCCGGAAGACTAAGGTACTGTGCAGGCCGCATAGGTCAGTCAGCCTTTGGTACTGCTTGATAGGATTCTGAGTTAGTTCCTGATGCACAATTATTCACATGGTAGGGTGGAccaaatactacacacacacatacatacagtcagaGGACTGACATTTATGATATGAAGTGATATGTTGAACATATCACTCACATGACCTTAGTTTCTGCAAACAGCTAAATGACAGGTGACAAATTATCCTGTACTCTGAACGGTGATGCACAAGGATGAGTAGCTTAAAATactacaagttttttttttacctcaattaaatattaagttttattttaacatgTAGAAACAGTCTAAAATCCCACCAAATGTTTTCCCTCTATTTGGCACCCAGTAAACacttaataattattataaaatgattgttaaaatatttatattttgtctaATTTACCTTACCAAATTTTCAGACTTCCTCAAAGGTTTTTTCCCATACTTCACTGAGTATTAATAGTTCTACAAAAAATGACTGTGAAGTAAAATGTTTGCATATTGGATCCATTTTGTCATTCCCGCTTATTACAAAATGGAGCTGTGTTGCAAGAATAGAGAAAGTGAGTActtctaagccagtggttctcaaccctccaaATGCTGGGACCTTTAATGTTGTGGTGATCctcaaccatacaattat
It includes:
- the Ctbs gene encoding di-N-acetylchitobiase: MALSDLLELTLLLLLLPLLERLSAEDCPCSEASLCRPIRHHRDFEVFVFDVGQKTWKSYDWSQITTVAVFGKYDSELMCYAHSKGARVVLKGDVALKDIINPTFRAAWIAQKVALAKAQHMDGINIDIEQEVNCSSPEYEALTALVRETTEGFHREIEGSQVTFDVAWSPKGIDKRCYNYTGIADACDFLFVMSYDEQSQIWSECIAAANAPYNQTLTGYGDYLRMGISPRKLVMGIPWYGYDYICLNLSKDDICTIAKVPFRGAPCSDAAGHQVPYRVIMKQVNSSVSGSQWNQDQQAPYYNYKDPTGRLHQVWYDNPRSISLKAAFVKHYGLRGIGMWNANCLDYSDDALAREQTEEMWGALRPRL